One window of Pleurodeles waltl isolate 20211129_DDA chromosome 3_1, aPleWal1.hap1.20221129, whole genome shotgun sequence genomic DNA carries:
- the LOC138283600 gene encoding uncharacterized protein: MKNVPTTFQKFANQVLGGFEDFGAAYLDDITVFSSAWEEDLQHLCELLKALQKAGLTIKASKCQIGQVSVVYLGHKVGSGQVALLHPKLDPILAWELPNTETEVRDVLGSTGYYRRFVKGYGTIVAPLTELTSKKQPRKVIWTDGCQTAFDGLKAARCTAHVLKPPDFSKEFLCRLMLQSMCESSVDTAK; encoded by the coding sequence atgaaaaatgtgcCTACCACCTTTCAGAAGTTCGCTAACCAGGTTTTGGGTGGATTCGAGGACTTcggtgcagcctacctggatgatatcACAGTGTTCAGCTCCGCTTGGGAGGAAGACTTGCAACACCTCTGCGAATTGTTAAAGgcactgcagaaggcaggcctcactatcaaggcaagtaagtgtcaaatagggcaggtttctgtggtgtacttgggacacaaggtggggagtggccaggttgcACTCCTACATCCAAAGCTTGaccccattctggcttgggagcttcCCAACACCGAGACTGAGGTGAGAGACGTTTTAGGTtccacaggatactataggaggtttgtcaagggatatggcactattgttgctcctttgactgagttaacctccaaaaagcagcccagaaaggtgatctggaccgacggttgccagacagcttttgatggcCTGAAGGCAGCGAGGTGCACAGCACACGTGCTGAAACcacctgacttctctaaggaaTTTTTGTGCaggctgatgcttcagagcatgtgtGAGAGCAGTGTtgacacagctaaatga